Proteins from a single region of Carassius gibelio isolate Cgi1373 ecotype wild population from Czech Republic chromosome B15, carGib1.2-hapl.c, whole genome shotgun sequence:
- the akap1b gene encoding A kinase (PRKA) anchor protein 1b, translated as MPLRFRSFVPYTLPGVLALIGWWWYISRKKERTTSHDSEEGSVMGLLTSSGEGSNGMVENSCSTASGVHRRTSRDKVKAKDHRPVEQEVVAEIHTPVLKATAGEALGAPPVVLASGQLSAPQSSTKSIPPQSHPETATPVSSSTPTKTVEESTYNKGPEAGIGNKPSSHLPSIKKQVENQPLTKQRPAELAKAERPEPEGEVATETSAPTCTQNIPTDLLKDELPSAISSTESEAVLLETCILKTPLTLTPFPNSTSTPLSEGSTEAWHHENGDLGLPAETSPDMQELQRLAAGLITEVISAATQEVMAVSSCESRSIKGSEVSDSSTPAVNGKEVESCIPPESKESAESQAVQIAEDIVNGCLQPSLWKMPENEKEGVSLTVPSGEQLESTPVLAKLQAEETLVEDSGCSTCQSEDGISSEDLHSTGLSSNVSESKEDLIQISGTCRASEGQGDGLQESLSLIAPQESPLTAENVATVCEAARLNGTGFRNGAASEVEADQSGGSDVNSMDSVDSCSTLGAGDSQPSGSQTCQSQSSELIVWEIEVPKHLVGRLIGKQGRYVSFLKQSSGAKIYISTLPYTQEFQICHIEGAQQQVDKALALIGKKFKDLDLTNLYAPPPPPLTLPSLPMTSWLLLPNGVTVEVIVVNIVSAGHLFVQQHTHPTYHALRSLDQQMFLCYSQPGTPPLPSPVEVGVICAAPAVDGAWWRAQVISFYKDSTEVEIRYVDYGGYDRVKIDTLRQIRSDFVTLPFQGTEVLLDNIAPLPGEDRFSAEANSALEEMTRGVPLLAQVTNYDNNTGLPLVHMWNMVGEELVLLNRTLAERGYGTWVDSF; from the exons ATGCCACTGAGGTTCCGGTCCTTTGTTCCGTATACGCTTCCTGGAGTGCTGGCGCTCATAGGCTGGTGGTGGTACATCTCCCGCAAGAAAGAGCGAACCACCAGCCACGACAGTGAAGAGGGGTCGGTTATGGGCTTGCTAACCTCCTCTGGTGAGGGCAGCAATGGGATGGTCGAAAATAGCTGCTCCACGGCCAGTGGTGTACACCGCAGAACCAGCCGAGACAAAGTCAAGGCCAAAGACCACAGACCTGTTGAGCAGGAAGTTGTAGCGGAGATACACACGCCGGTGCTAAAAGCCACTGCGGGGGAGGCTCTTGGTGCCCCTCCAGTTGTGTTGGCCAGTGGACAGCTAAGCGCTCCTCAGAGCAGTACAAAATCCATCCCCCCGCAAAGTCACCCAGAGACGGCAACTCCGGTGTCATCTTCAACCCCAACAAAAACAGTGGAAGAGAGCACTTATAACAAAGGACCAGAGGCCGGCATTGGCAACAAACCCTCAAGCCATTTACCTTCAATCAAGAAGCAGGTCGAAAACCAACCACTAACTAAGCAGCGTCCCGCAGAGCTAGCCAAAGCAGAGCGACCTGAACCTGAGGGAGAGGTGGCCACTGAAACCTCAGCACCAACTTGCACTCAGAATATCCCGACTGACCTTTTAAAAGATGAGCTTCCCTCTGCTATATCTTCAACAGAGAGCGAGGCGGTCTTGCTGGAGACCTGCATCCTGAAAACACCACTAACCCTGACCCCGTTCCCTAACTCCACCAGCACACCCCTTTCAGAAGGCTCCACAGAGGCTTGGCACCATGAAAACGGAGACCTGGGATTGCCGGCTGAGACCAGTCCAGACATGCAGGAGCTCCAGCGTCTCGCGGCAGGGCTGATCACTGAAGTCATCTCGGCAGCCACCCAGGAGGTCATGGCGGTCAGCAGCTGTGAGTCCCGGTCCATCAAGGGCTCTGAAGTGTCCGACAGCAGCACGCCGGCTGTAAATGGTAAGGAAGTGGAGTCGTGTATACCTCCAGAGAGTAAGGAAAGCGCAGAGTCACAGGCGGTGCAGATAGCAGAAGACATCGTCAACGGTTGTCTGCAGCCTTCACTCTGGAAGATGCCGGAGAATGAGAAGGAAGGAGTCTCGTTGACTGTGCCGTCTGGGGAGCAGTTGGAGTCCACGCCAGTTCTGGCCAAGCTGCAGGCAGAGGAAACTCTAGTGGAAGACTCGGGATGTAGCACGTGCCAGTCCGAGGATGGGATCAGCAGCGAGGATCTCCACAGCACAGGGTTGTCCTCGAACGTGTCTGAGAGTAAAGAGGACCTCATTCAAATTTCAGGGACTTGTAGGGCCTCTGAGGGTCAAGGAGATGGACTACAGGAGAGTCTTTCTCTAATTGCCCCTCAGGAGTCTCCGCTTACAGCAGAAAACGTGGCTACGGTTTGTGAGGCAGCGCGGCTGAATGGAACAGGCTTTAGGAATGGCGCCGCTAGTGAGGTAGAAGCTGACCAATCAGGAG GTTCAGATGTGAATAGCATGGATTCAGTGGACAGCTGTTCGACCTTGGGGGCAGGAGACAGCCAGCCGAGTGGCAGCCAGACCTGTCAATCACAGAGCTCTGAGCTGATTGTGTGGGAGATTGAGGTGCCAAAG CATCTAGTGGGACGGCTAATCGGCAAACAAGGGAGATACGTGAGCTTCCTGAAGCAGAGCTCTGGTGCTAAGATCTACATTTCAACCCTGCCTTACACTCAAGAGTTTCAGATCTGCCATATAGAGG gAGCCCAGCAGCAGGTCGATAAGGCGCTGGCCTTGATTGGGAAGAAGTTCAAAGACTTGGACCTGACAAACTTGTACGCCCCACCTCCCCCACCGCTAACGCTGCCCTCTCTGCCCATGACTTCCTGG CTTTTGTTGCCCAATGGGGTGACGGTCGAGGTGATCGTGGTGAATATTGTATCAGCCGGTCACCTGTTTGTCCAGCAGCACACTCACCCTACATATCATGCCCTGCGCAGTCTGGACCAGCAGATGTTCCTCTGCTATTCACAGCCAGGGACGCCCCCCTTGCCATCGCCTGTTGAAG TTGGAGTGATTTGTGCAGCCCCAGCTGTAGATGGAGCCTGGTGGCGAGCGCAGGTCATCTCCTTCTACAAAGATTCAACCGAAGTGGAAATCCGATATGTTGATTATGGTGGCTATGATAGAGTCAAGATTGACACTCTTCGACAGATCAG GTCGGACTTTGTGACATTACCGTTCCAAGGAACAGAAGTGTTGTTAGATAACATTGCCCCACTTCCAG GAGAGGATCGGTTCTCAGCGGAGGCCAATTCTGCCCTGGAAGAGATGACAAGAGGGGTTCCACTGCTGGCACAA GTCACCAACTACGACAATAATACAGGACTTCCCTTAGTACACATGTGGAACATGGTGGGAGAGGAG CTGGTCCTGCTCAACCGCACTTTGGCAGAGCGAGGTTACGGCACTTGGGTGGACAGTTTCTGA